From a region of the Myxococcus stipitatus genome:
- a CDS encoding antibiotic biosynthesis monooxygenase, translated as MSHSLLVVHVHVHVKPEHVDAFREATLANASASVKEPGIARFDVIQDAEDPTRFVLVEVYRTPQAPAAHKETAHYLAWRDAVAPMMAEPRTSRKYVNRFPDDAGW; from the coding sequence ATGTCCCACAGCCTGCTCGTCGTCCATGTCCACGTCCACGTGAAGCCCGAGCACGTGGACGCCTTCCGCGAGGCCACGCTCGCCAACGCGAGCGCCAGCGTGAAGGAGCCGGGCATCGCCCGCTTCGACGTCATCCAGGACGCGGAGGACCCCACCCGCTTCGTCCTCGTCGAGGTCTACCGCACGCCCCAGGCGCCCGCCGCCCACAAGGAGACGGCGCACTACCTCGCCTGGCGTGACGCGGTCGCGCCGATGATGGCCGAGCCGCGCACGAGCCGGAAGTACGTCAACCGCTTCCCCGACGACGCGGGGTGGTGA
- a CDS encoding heparin lyase I family protein produces MKKSLLLAGALLGLGGVACGAQDVAEFGEAPEGLDGNMETMAVSATALSAQSCTQLTASSVLAKGNDGNVPTNTMDDRLDTRWSMLGKGAWIDYDLGAVKSLSGIAIAWHEGNTRVNTFTVSVSPDGYTYTQVYSGKSSGTTSAAETYTFASGVSGRRVRITVMGNTLNEWASIAEARACATVTAPPPSGASVVWSGDFETGDRSQWTRAQMVSSDRLAVVTSPRRQGGYALKATVKRGDDPINSSGNRNELVRMTREAVGSEYYYRWSTMFDSTFPSVKTWQLFTQWHQESDTVGGSPPVEFYVYGEEIRLNIGGNPGTIVWSAPLVRGKWLDFVFHVRWSSDSRVGFVELYYNGKLVLPKRYIATQYSGQVNYLKVGLYRNDTITQTGIVYHDGWLMARKLEDVLDPVAVLKAP; encoded by the coding sequence ATGAAGAAGTCTCTTCTGCTGGCCGGCGCGTTGCTCGGCCTGGGTGGCGTCGCTTGCGGCGCGCAGGATGTTGCCGAGTTCGGCGAGGCCCCGGAGGGCCTGGACGGCAACATGGAGACGATGGCCGTCTCCGCGACCGCGCTCAGCGCGCAGTCCTGCACGCAGCTCACGGCGTCCTCCGTCCTGGCCAAGGGCAACGACGGCAACGTGCCGACCAACACGATGGACGACAGGCTCGACACGCGCTGGAGCATGCTCGGCAAGGGCGCGTGGATCGACTACGACCTGGGAGCGGTGAAGTCGCTGTCCGGCATCGCCATCGCCTGGCACGAAGGCAACACGCGCGTGAACACCTTCACCGTGTCGGTGTCCCCGGATGGCTACACGTACACGCAGGTATACAGCGGCAAGAGCAGCGGCACGACGAGCGCCGCGGAGACGTACACCTTCGCCAGCGGCGTCAGCGGCAGGCGCGTGCGCATCACCGTCATGGGCAACACGCTGAACGAGTGGGCGAGCATCGCGGAGGCGCGCGCCTGCGCCACCGTCACGGCGCCGCCTCCCAGCGGGGCCAGCGTGGTGTGGTCCGGCGACTTCGAGACGGGTGACCGCAGCCAGTGGACCCGCGCGCAGATGGTGAGCTCGGACCGGCTGGCGGTGGTGACCTCGCCCCGCCGCCAGGGTGGCTACGCCCTCAAGGCGACGGTGAAGCGGGGCGACGACCCCATCAACTCCAGCGGCAACCGCAACGAGCTGGTGCGAATGACGCGCGAGGCGGTGGGCTCCGAGTACTACTACCGCTGGAGCACGATGTTCGACAGCACGTTCCCCAGCGTGAAGACCTGGCAGCTGTTCACCCAGTGGCACCAGGAGAGCGACACGGTGGGCGGCTCGCCGCCGGTGGAGTTCTACGTCTACGGCGAGGAGATCCGCCTCAACATCGGCGGCAACCCGGGCACCATCGTCTGGAGCGCGCCGCTGGTGCGCGGCAAGTGGCTCGACTTCGTCTTCCACGTCCGCTGGTCGTCGGACTCGCGCGTGGGCTTCGTGGAGCTGTACTACAACGGCAAGCTCGTGCTGCCGAAGCGCTACATCGCCACGCAGTACTCCGGTCAGGTCAACTATCTGAAGGTGGGCCTGTACCGCAACGACACCATCACCCAGACGGGCATCGTCTACCACGACGGCTGGCTCATGGCCCGCAAGCTCGAGGACGTGCTCGACCCGGTCGCGGTGCTCAAGGCGCCCTGA
- a CDS encoding STM4012 family radical SAM protein has product MTRLEQMLGESPYVAYLYGYPHKTAYRPFTPALSLESVWAEERRDALFLYFHVPFCEMRCGFCNLFTAAGPKQDVVDGYLAALEREARRVKDALGPAGFARMAVGGGTPTLLDVAGLHRVFDLAALLGADAPAIPVSVEVSPETVDVEKLRALRARGTDRVSMGIQSFIEAEVASVKRPQQTAQVLAALDLIRSVDFPTLNLDLIYGMEGQTVESFLYSLREALRFRPEELYLYPLYVRPLTFLGKKARAWDDLRLSLYRAGRDFLRAEGYTQVSMRMFRASHAPDAGGPVYRCQEDGMVGLGCGARSYTGQVHYSSEYAVGSREVRSIISAYSARTTESFGEVGYGFRLDGDERRRRYMLLSLLADGVDPVAYRERFCSEVLEDFPELVELEAHGLARRDGAALRLTEAGVERSDLIGPWLHSERVHALSREYSWR; this is encoded by the coding sequence ATGACGCGCCTGGAGCAGATGCTCGGAGAGTCGCCCTACGTGGCGTACCTCTATGGCTACCCCCACAAGACGGCGTACCGGCCCTTCACGCCGGCGCTGTCGCTCGAGTCGGTGTGGGCGGAGGAGCGGCGCGACGCGCTGTTCCTCTATTTCCACGTGCCGTTCTGCGAGATGCGCTGTGGCTTCTGCAACCTGTTCACCGCGGCGGGGCCGAAGCAGGACGTGGTGGACGGGTACCTCGCGGCGCTGGAGCGCGAGGCGCGGCGGGTGAAGGACGCGCTGGGGCCCGCGGGCTTCGCGCGGATGGCGGTAGGCGGCGGCACGCCGACGCTGCTCGACGTGGCGGGGCTGCACCGGGTGTTCGACCTGGCGGCGCTGCTGGGCGCCGACGCGCCCGCGATTCCCGTCTCGGTGGAGGTGTCGCCGGAGACGGTGGACGTGGAGAAGCTGCGGGCGTTGCGCGCGCGCGGCACGGACCGGGTGAGCATGGGCATCCAGAGCTTCATCGAGGCGGAGGTGGCCTCCGTGAAGCGTCCCCAGCAGACGGCGCAGGTGCTGGCGGCGCTCGACCTCATCCGCTCGGTGGACTTCCCCACGCTGAACCTGGACCTCATCTACGGGATGGAGGGGCAGACGGTGGAGAGCTTCCTGTACTCCCTCCGCGAGGCGCTGCGCTTCCGCCCGGAGGAGCTCTATCTCTACCCGCTCTACGTCCGGCCGCTGACCTTCCTGGGCAAGAAGGCGCGGGCGTGGGACGACCTGCGCCTGTCGCTGTACCGGGCGGGGCGCGACTTCCTGCGCGCGGAGGGCTACACGCAGGTGTCCATGCGCATGTTCCGCGCGAGCCACGCGCCGGACGCGGGCGGCCCGGTGTACCGCTGCCAGGAGGACGGCATGGTGGGGCTGGGCTGCGGGGCGCGCTCGTATACCGGGCAGGTGCACTACTCGTCGGAGTACGCGGTGGGCTCGCGCGAGGTGCGCTCCATCATCTCCGCGTACAGCGCGCGCACGACGGAGTCGTTCGGCGAGGTGGGCTACGGCTTCCGGCTGGACGGGGACGAGCGGCGGCGCCGGTACATGCTCCTGTCGCTGCTGGCGGACGGCGTGGACCCGGTGGCCTACCGGGAGCGCTTCTGTTCGGAGGTGCTGGAGGACTTCCCGGAGCTGGTGGAGCTGGAGGCGCACGGGCTGGCGCGGCGGGACGGGGCGGCGCTGCGCCTCACGGAGGCGGGGGTGGAGCGCTCGGACCTGATTGGCCCGTGGCTGCACTCGGAGCGGGTGCACGCGCTGTCGCGGGAGTACAGCTGGCGATGA
- a CDS encoding LOG family protein has protein sequence MLELESIEAFERHLREGASLSNVVLQGLDLRRYTRELSAVPLEGAVFLGCDLEHEALQAALAHGALVFPPISGLPYQPYRGALYTPEELYAGFDPARPETYADTPDARIYQHWASQGRGTPPTLLEALAQRLHDHAITDALDDLLAASGPARKVVAIMGGHSMKRGQEDYREVALLARELTRAGFFLVSGGGPGAMEATHVGAWFARRAEAELDVALGMLARAPSYTDREWLARAFEVRGAFPLGPGELPACASLGIPTWHYGHEPPNPFATHIAKYFANSVREDGLLTIAKGGIVYAPGSAGTIQEIFQDACQNHYNSVGVISPMIFLGREFWTRTRPVYPLLAQLAQGQDYARHLLLTDSREEVIRALVEYDRALPVG, from the coding sequence GTGCTTGAGCTTGAATCCATCGAGGCCTTCGAGCGCCACCTGCGCGAGGGGGCGAGCCTGTCGAACGTCGTCCTCCAGGGGCTGGACCTCCGCCGCTACACGCGGGAGCTGAGCGCCGTCCCGCTGGAGGGGGCCGTGTTCCTGGGGTGCGACCTGGAACACGAGGCCCTCCAGGCCGCGCTCGCGCACGGGGCGCTCGTCTTCCCGCCCATCTCCGGGCTGCCGTATCAACCCTACCGGGGCGCGCTCTACACGCCCGAGGAGCTCTACGCGGGCTTCGACCCCGCGCGTCCGGAGACGTACGCGGACACCCCGGACGCGCGCATCTACCAGCACTGGGCGAGCCAGGGCCGCGGCACGCCGCCCACCCTGCTGGAGGCGCTCGCCCAGCGCCTGCATGACCACGCGATCACCGACGCGCTGGACGACCTGCTCGCCGCGTCCGGGCCGGCCCGCAAGGTGGTGGCCATCATGGGGGGCCACTCGATGAAGCGCGGGCAGGAGGACTACCGGGAGGTGGCGCTGCTGGCGCGCGAGCTGACGCGTGCGGGCTTCTTCCTCGTCAGTGGCGGCGGGCCCGGCGCGATGGAGGCGACCCACGTCGGCGCGTGGTTCGCGCGTCGCGCCGAGGCGGAGCTGGACGTCGCGCTCGGGATGCTGGCCAGGGCTCCGAGCTACACGGACCGGGAGTGGCTGGCCCGGGCCTTCGAGGTGCGCGGCGCCTTCCCGCTGGGGCCCGGCGAGCTGCCCGCGTGCGCGAGCCTGGGCATCCCCACCTGGCACTACGGCCACGAGCCGCCCAACCCGTTCGCCACGCACATCGCCAAGTACTTCGCCAACAGCGTGCGCGAGGACGGTCTGCTCACCATCGCGAAGGGCGGCATCGTCTACGCGCCCGGCAGCGCCGGCACCATCCAGGAGATCTTCCAGGACGCCTGCCAGAACCACTACAACAGCGTGGGCGTCATCAGCCCGATGATCTTCCTGGGGCGGGAGTTCTGGACGCGCACGCGCCCGGTGTATCCCCTGCTGGCGCAGCTGGCCCAGGGGCAGGACTACGCGCGGCACCTGCTGCTGACGGATTCGCGGGAAGAGGTCATCCGGGCACTGGTGGAGTACGACCGCGCGCTGCCCGTCGGCTGA
- a CDS encoding HAD family hydrolase produces MGRKRSRHYEDQRWMHKPRAFGRYGPARPRAVFFDIDDTLVDRAGAFQRYLGALMERHPHVFPVERRAEDLARLLALDERGHRDREAFCEDVVTAFPGMGLSGKALWSDIFLDLPKFVRGDPELVGLLGALAKRQPVRVVSNGSGAMQRKKLLFAGLYHELPDGIYSGDVGAEKPDPRIFKAALAQVGRDPSEVLHVGDDPERDIVGAAKLGLATCWVSHGRPWPESLPPPTFTVECVTARSRDLAAVLAQWT; encoded by the coding sequence ATGGGACGCAAGCGCTCGAGGCACTACGAGGACCAGCGCTGGATGCACAAGCCGCGCGCGTTCGGGCGCTACGGGCCGGCGCGCCCCCGCGCCGTGTTCTTCGACATCGACGACACGCTGGTGGACCGGGCCGGCGCGTTCCAGCGCTACCTCGGGGCGCTGATGGAGCGGCATCCCCACGTGTTCCCCGTCGAGCGGCGGGCGGAGGACCTCGCCAGGCTCCTCGCCCTCGACGAACGGGGCCACCGCGACCGCGAGGCCTTCTGCGAGGACGTGGTGACCGCGTTCCCGGGGATGGGCCTGTCGGGCAAGGCGCTGTGGTCCGACATCTTCCTGGACCTGCCGAAGTTCGTCCGGGGGGACCCGGAGCTGGTGGGGCTCCTGGGCGCGTTGGCGAAGCGTCAGCCGGTGCGGGTGGTCTCCAACGGCTCCGGGGCGATGCAGCGCAAGAAGCTGCTCTTCGCGGGCCTCTACCACGAGCTGCCGGACGGCATCTATTCCGGGGACGTGGGCGCGGAGAAGCCGGACCCGCGCATCTTCAAGGCGGCCCTGGCGCAGGTGGGGCGCGACCCGTCCGAGGTGCTGCACGTCGGCGACGACCCCGAGCGGGACATCGTCGGCGCCGCGAAGCTGGGCCTCGCCACCTGCTGGGTCTCCCACGGCCGGCCGTGGCCCGAGTCCCTCCCTCCTCCCACCTTCACCGTGGAGTGCGTCACCGCGCGCTCCCGGGACCTCGCGGCGGTGCTCGCGCAATGGACATGA
- a CDS encoding iron-containing alcohol dehydrogenase, producing MLPLPTPSDLEAATSTRILFGAGRVAQVPAVVRDLGGRVLLVTGKNRDRAHGLAEALKSQGLEVSFFSVAGEPTLEDARAGMAAVEGHDVVVAFGGGSALDAGKALSALATNGGDPLDYLEVIGAGRPLTQRALPFVAIPTTAGTGSEVTRNAVLGSKQARVKASLRGPLMQPRVAVVDPELLAGLPRAVLVSSAMDALSQLIEPFLSSKATPLTDHLASLGMPLSARAWNGLLQGNGVPDARTREDLAMASLLGGLCLANAGLGAVHGFAAPLGGMLDAPHGALCAALLPAVLEVNHRALTERAPDHPSLAKYGRVAAALTDGRDTAPDATWRTARRLCDAFEVPGLGAHGLTREQLPTLVEKARASSSMKANPLVLTDAELADIVTRSL from the coding sequence GTGCTCCCCCTGCCGACCCCCAGCGACCTCGAGGCCGCCACCTCCACGCGGATCCTCTTCGGCGCCGGCCGCGTGGCCCAGGTCCCCGCGGTGGTGCGCGACCTGGGCGGCCGCGTGCTGCTCGTCACCGGCAAGAACCGCGACCGCGCCCACGGCCTGGCCGAGGCCCTGAAGTCCCAGGGGCTCGAGGTGTCGTTCTTCTCCGTGGCCGGCGAGCCCACGCTGGAGGACGCGCGCGCGGGCATGGCCGCGGTGGAGGGACATGACGTCGTCGTCGCCTTCGGTGGGGGCAGCGCGCTCGACGCGGGCAAGGCCCTCTCCGCGCTGGCGACCAACGGGGGAGACCCGCTCGATTATCTGGAGGTCATCGGCGCGGGCAGGCCCCTCACCCAGCGGGCCCTGCCCTTCGTCGCCATCCCCACGACCGCGGGCACCGGCTCGGAGGTGACCCGCAACGCGGTGCTGGGCTCCAAGCAGGCGCGGGTGAAGGCCAGCCTGCGCGGCCCCCTGATGCAGCCCCGCGTCGCCGTGGTGGACCCTGAGCTGCTCGCGGGCCTGCCCCGCGCCGTACTCGTCTCCAGCGCCATGGACGCGCTCTCCCAGCTCATCGAGCCGTTCCTGTCCTCGAAGGCCACCCCGCTCACGGACCATCTGGCCTCCCTGGGGATGCCCCTCTCGGCGCGCGCGTGGAACGGCCTGCTCCAGGGCAACGGGGTCCCCGACGCCCGGACCCGCGAGGACCTCGCGATGGCCAGCCTCCTGGGGGGGCTGTGCCTGGCCAACGCGGGCCTGGGCGCGGTGCATGGCTTCGCCGCGCCCCTGGGGGGGATGCTCGACGCGCCCCATGGCGCGCTCTGCGCGGCCCTGCTCCCCGCCGTGCTGGAGGTGAATCACCGCGCGCTGACCGAGCGCGCGCCGGACCACCCCTCCCTGGCCAAGTACGGCCGCGTCGCCGCCGCGCTCACCGACGGTCGCGACACCGCCCCGGACGCCACCTGGCGCACGGCGCGGCGCCTTTGCGACGCGTTCGAGGTTCCCGGCCTGGGCGCGCACGGCCTGACGCGGGAGCAGCTTCCCACCCTGGTGGAGAAGGCCCGGGCCTCCAGCAGCATGAAGGCCAACCCGCTGGTGCTCACCGACGCGGAGTTGGCGGACATCGTCACCCGGTCGCTGTAG
- a CDS encoding L,D-transpeptidase family protein, with the protein MSSTSLHFSLLLVLVLGGSTCLAASPPPDPFDAWLRPATPPADGFSVPPDLSRARPGAPVAALARGRVLEVEGGRVVVEHVYYENHALLSARVGYAGLEMVGPRVGDLVERGQVLGRVGRAAKVSLVVHADRPLSSAEAIRFTAERSKLPVPAEEATLVLVSHAEHQLRLYERGREVLRLEVGFGQASGPKVERGDNRTPVGMYFVTQKARGKMPGPYGAYYGGHWMRLNYPNAWDARRGVARGWVDERTAARIATAWVARKDTDASTRLGSGIGFHGWAEEWELARTRGRMSWGCIVLHPRDLSAFYERLTPGAMVVLF; encoded by the coding sequence GTGTCCTCCACCTCGCTTCACTTCTCGCTGCTCCTCGTGCTCGTGCTGGGCGGCTCCACGTGCCTCGCCGCGTCTCCACCTCCCGACCCCTTCGACGCGTGGTTGAGGCCAGCCACTCCGCCCGCCGACGGCTTCTCGGTGCCTCCCGACCTGTCGCGCGCGAGGCCCGGGGCGCCCGTGGCGGCGCTCGCGCGAGGGCGCGTGCTCGAGGTGGAGGGTGGCCGCGTCGTGGTGGAGCACGTGTACTACGAGAACCACGCGCTGCTGAGCGCCCGTGTCGGGTACGCGGGGCTGGAGATGGTCGGGCCCCGCGTCGGGGACCTCGTCGAGCGAGGCCAGGTGCTCGGACGGGTGGGCCGCGCCGCGAAGGTATCGCTCGTGGTGCACGCCGACAGGCCGCTGTCCTCCGCCGAAGCCATCCGCTTCACGGCCGAACGCTCGAAGCTGCCGGTGCCCGCCGAGGAGGCCACGCTCGTGCTCGTCTCGCACGCCGAACACCAGCTCCGGCTCTACGAGCGCGGGCGAGAGGTGCTGCGGCTGGAGGTCGGCTTCGGTCAAGCCTCCGGTCCCAAGGTCGAGCGCGGGGACAACCGCACGCCGGTGGGCATGTACTTCGTCACGCAGAAGGCGCGCGGGAAGATGCCGGGACCCTATGGCGCCTACTACGGCGGGCACTGGATGCGGCTGAACTACCCGAACGCGTGGGACGCGCGCCGGGGCGTGGCGCGAGGGTGGGTCGACGAGCGGACGGCGGCTCGCATCGCCACGGCGTGGGTGGCCCGCAAGGACACGGACGCCTCGACGCGGCTGGGCAGCGGCATCGGCTTCCACGGCTGGGCCGAGGAGTGGGAGCTGGCGCGCACGCGGGGGCGGATGTCCTGGGGCTGCATCGTGCTCCACCCGCGGGACCTGTCTGCCTTCTATGAACGGCTGACGCCCGGCGCCATGGTTGTCCTCTTCTAG
- a CDS encoding STM4013/SEN3800 family hydrolase: MDMNAVVGTHDLLFITLDTLRYDVAVELAASGRTPNLGALLPGGQWEARHSPASFTYAAHHAFFAGFLPTPARPGRHPRLFAMRFEGSETTGTDTCVLDAPDLVTGLAGRGYHTVCIGGVGFFNQLNPLGRVLPGLFAESHWSPQLGVREPRSTEHQVALAVARLEALPRERRVFLFINVSALHQPNRHYVPGAREDSRETHAAALEYVDSQLPPLFAALRRRGPAFCILCSDHGTAYGEDGYNGHRLGHPVVWTVPYAEFRLP; the protein is encoded by the coding sequence ATGGACATGAACGCGGTGGTCGGCACGCACGACCTGCTCTTCATCACCCTCGATACCCTCCGATACGACGTGGCGGTGGAGCTGGCCGCCAGCGGGCGCACCCCGAACCTGGGCGCGCTGCTGCCCGGCGGGCAGTGGGAGGCGCGGCACTCGCCCGCCAGCTTCACGTACGCGGCGCACCACGCGTTCTTCGCCGGCTTCCTGCCCACGCCCGCGAGGCCGGGACGTCACCCCCGCCTGTTCGCGATGCGCTTCGAGGGCAGCGAGACGACGGGGACGGACACGTGCGTGCTCGACGCGCCGGACCTCGTCACGGGGCTGGCGGGGCGCGGCTACCACACGGTGTGCATCGGTGGGGTGGGCTTCTTCAACCAGCTCAATCCGCTCGGGCGCGTGCTGCCCGGCCTGTTCGCGGAGAGCCACTGGAGCCCCCAGCTGGGCGTGCGCGAGCCCCGCTCCACCGAGCACCAGGTGGCCCTGGCGGTCGCCCGCCTGGAGGCCCTGCCGCGCGAGCGGCGCGTGTTCCTGTTCATCAACGTCTCCGCGCTGCACCAGCCCAACCGCCACTACGTGCCCGGGGCCCGGGAGGACTCGCGGGAGACCCACGCGGCGGCCCTGGAATACGTGGACAGCCAGCTTCCTCCGCTCTTCGCGGCCCTGCGGCGGCGGGGGCCGGCTTTCTGCATTCTGTGCTCGGACCATGGCACGGCGTATGGGGAGGACGGCTATAACGGTCATCGGCTGGGGCACCCGGTGGTCTGGACGGTGCCCTACGCCGAGTTCCGCCTGCCGTGA
- a CDS encoding AAA family ATPase yields MTPASGVCLACGTRLPPGSSTCPRAALATRPGESARRWGAAACQPPLAGRVALLERLKGCAEEARRGLGRAVWLTGVEGQGKSRLKDALLESLGDGRFDIWEGSGLAFPGTPAGPFLDLLEATRALRPVAGVSRMSSAEVERVAAFVEGRQWPGIPASLSAESTALFDALCHALLPQGPPRLLVLEDWQHADALSRALVEVLVTRLAHAPMLVLVLERSTGAAPVPAPADVLELGPLSLDESLALMGARLHVGAARDSVLQVGGGNPLSLLQALAFLEEHPGVPLPASAGAVANARLAALPTARREVLQRASVLGPCFPRAVLGALSGGFAPVASLEVGGWLRPVAGGRYVWGIRGPGLDAAWSDEERCALHRHAAEAYESLPEVPRRRACAELVRHWLDAKAPERALPHLAEVARWYLAALESTAALGVYRFALEVARTLEPEDSRRWSRALWESLGDAHRLAGEREAAETAWRGALALDGLGEGDSPPVERLRRLQKLASVVLSLERPEEVVALVSSVSLDVSSEAALSVAALEALRALSLCLLGRHEDVEARLVAAREGLARAPPQDSPERASVEAAIHRARGMSLMGLGRPEQATVEYAAMLRWTERAGDTWEHSTALFNLGDAYARAGDRERAVHFFQLALDLKARTGDRGGMAYTHHGLALLHSQADAPELAKEDAVRGLQLASMLGDRKLQSLLRCALGRAHLRLGEREEAARQLQLAAQDAAAAGARPELLQAQAALRALEARR; encoded by the coding sequence ATGACGCCTGCTTCGGGCGTGTGCCTCGCCTGTGGGACACGCCTCCCTCCGGGCTCGTCGACGTGTCCGCGCGCGGCGCTCGCCACGCGACCGGGCGAGAGCGCGCGGCGGTGGGGCGCCGCGGCCTGCCAGCCTCCACTGGCGGGCCGGGTGGCGCTGCTGGAGCGGCTGAAGGGGTGCGCGGAGGAGGCGCGGCGCGGGCTGGGGCGCGCGGTGTGGCTGACGGGCGTGGAGGGTCAGGGCAAGTCGCGGCTCAAGGACGCGTTGTTGGAGTCGCTCGGCGACGGCCGGTTCGACATCTGGGAGGGGAGCGGGCTGGCCTTTCCGGGGACTCCCGCGGGCCCCTTCCTCGATTTGCTGGAGGCCACCCGCGCGTTGCGCCCCGTGGCCGGGGTCAGCCGCATGTCGAGCGCGGAGGTGGAGCGGGTGGCCGCGTTCGTGGAGGGGCGCCAGTGGCCTGGCATCCCCGCGAGCCTGAGCGCGGAGAGCACGGCCCTCTTCGATGCCCTCTGCCACGCGCTCCTGCCCCAGGGCCCGCCCCGGCTGCTCGTGCTGGAGGACTGGCAGCACGCGGACGCGCTGAGCCGCGCGCTCGTCGAGGTGCTGGTGACGCGGCTGGCGCATGCCCCCATGCTCGTCCTGGTGCTGGAGCGCTCCACGGGGGCGGCGCCGGTGCCCGCGCCCGCGGACGTCCTGGAGCTCGGGCCCCTCTCGCTCGACGAATCCCTGGCGTTGATGGGAGCGCGGCTGCACGTGGGCGCCGCGAGGGATTCCGTGCTGCAGGTGGGTGGGGGGAACCCGCTGTCGTTGCTGCAGGCGTTGGCGTTCCTGGAGGAGCACCCTGGCGTGCCCCTGCCTGCTTCCGCGGGGGCGGTGGCGAACGCGCGGCTCGCGGCGTTGCCCACGGCCCGGCGGGAGGTGCTCCAGCGGGCCTCGGTGCTCGGGCCGTGCTTCCCCCGGGCGGTGTTGGGGGCGCTGTCGGGAGGCTTCGCGCCGGTGGCCTCGCTGGAGGTGGGCGGGTGGCTGCGGCCGGTGGCGGGGGGACGCTACGTCTGGGGCATCCGGGGGCCGGGGCTCGACGCGGCGTGGTCCGACGAGGAGCGGTGCGCGCTGCACCGCCACGCGGCGGAGGCCTACGAGTCCCTCCCGGAGGTGCCGCGGCGCCGCGCCTGCGCGGAGCTGGTGCGACACTGGCTCGACGCGAAGGCGCCGGAGCGCGCGCTGCCCCATCTGGCGGAGGTGGCTCGCTGGTACCTCGCCGCGCTGGAGTCGACGGCGGCGCTCGGGGTGTACCGCTTCGCGCTGGAGGTCGCTCGGACGCTGGAGCCGGAGGACTCGCGCCGCTGGAGTCGCGCGCTCTGGGAGTCGCTGGGCGATGCCCACAGGCTGGCGGGGGAGCGGGAGGCGGCGGAGACGGCCTGGCGTGGCGCGCTCGCGCTCGACGGCCTGGGCGAGGGCGACAGTCCCCCCGTCGAGCGGCTCCGGCGCCTCCAGAAGCTGGCCTCGGTGGTGTTGTCGCTGGAGCGGCCCGAGGAGGTGGTGGCCCTGGTGTCATCCGTCTCCCTCGACGTGTCGTCGGAGGCCGCGCTCTCCGTGGCGGCGCTGGAGGCGCTGCGGGCGCTGTCGCTGTGCCTGCTGGGGCGCCATGAGGACGTGGAGGCGCGGCTGGTCGCGGCGCGGGAGGGGCTGGCCCGGGCGCCCCCCCAGGACAGCCCCGAGCGGGCGAGCGTGGAGGCCGCCATCCACCGGGCCCGGGGCATGTCGCTCATGGGGTTGGGGCGTCCCGAGCAGGCCACCGTCGAGTACGCGGCGATGCTGCGCTGGACGGAGCGCGCGGGGGACACGTGGGAGCACTCCACCGCGCTGTTCAACCTGGGGGACGCCTACGCGCGCGCGGGGGACCGTGAGCGGGCCGTGCACTTCTTCCAGCTCGCGTTGGACCTGAAGGCGCGGACGGGGGACCGGGGCGGCATGGCCTACACGCACCACGGGTTGGCGCTGCTCCACAGCCAGGCGGACGCGCCGGAGCTGGCGAAGGAGGACGCGGTGCGGGGGCTCCAGCTCGCCAGCATGCTGGGAGATCGAAAGCTCCAGTCGCTGCTGCGGTGCGCGCTGGGGCGGGCCCACCTGCGGCTGGGGGAGCGCGAGGAGGCCGCGCGGCAGCTCCAGCTCGCGGCGCAGGACGCCGCCGCCGCGGGGGCGCGTCCGGAGTTGCTCCAGGCGCAGGCCGCGCTGCGCGCGCTCGAAGCGCGGCGCTGA